The Hevea brasiliensis isolate MT/VB/25A 57/8 chromosome 1, ASM3005281v1, whole genome shotgun sequence genome has a window encoding:
- the LOC110649139 gene encoding trihelix transcription factor ENAP1, whose amino-acid sequence MDDTEDDARYPPNPYGVNHQQGYGSSNRQKLPVKNSPYSRTVGNQYVDDDEEDENEGEDEEELGEDDGENNQNNGIQYVGKEVDDDDYDEDDEDADVDEEEDEEDNQKNYSRRINDVDLERHPKMRKLKSIVSSYEFAPRVPAPPVTASSAPKPSFAGRNPLTDWTEHETFVLLDAWGDKFVQRGRKSLRSEEWQEVAEKVSEVSKIERTDTQCRNRLDTLKKKYKKEKINLADVGGSGSKWVYFKKMDMLMSTSAQQGGLSCGVDSGEYVFMSPKVYLNRANGLDEMRDSPGNSEAADEVEDDSDGLPPKKRKFGRDRDEGSSFSLLADSIQKFSEIYERIENNKRQQMLELEKMRMDFHRDLEMQKRQIMERAQAEIAKIQQGDDDNNDISADNASG is encoded by the coding sequence ATGGATGACACTGAGGATGATGCAAGGTACCCACCAAACCCATATGGTGTGAATCACCAGCAGGGTTATGGTTCTTCAAATCGACAAAAACTTCCTGTGAAGAATTCTCCATATTCCAGGACAGTGGGCAATCAATATGTTGATGATGACGAGGAAGATGAGAATGAAGGAGAAGATGAAGAGGAGTTGGGGGAGGATGATGGGGAGAATAATCAAAATAATGGTATCCAGTATGTGGGAAAGGAAGTGGATGATGATGACTACGATGAGGATGATGAGGATGCAGATGTTGATGAAGAAGAGGATGAGGAGGATAATCAAAAGAACTATAGTAGGAGGATCAATGATGTTGATTTGGAAAGGCATCCTAAGATGCGAAAGCTAAAGAGCATAGTTTCAAGCTATGAATTTGCACCTCGTGTCCCAGCACCTCCTGTTACTGCCTCATCAGCTCCAAAACCTTCATTTGCTGGGCGTAATCCACTTACTGATTGGACTGAGCATGAAACTTTTGTTTTGCTGGATGCTTGGGGTGATAAATTTGTGCAACGTGGGAGGAAGAGTCTTCGTTCTGAGGAATGGCAGGAAGTTGCTGAGAAGGTATCAGAGGTATCAAAGATCGAGAGGACTGACACGCAATGTAGGAATCGTTTGGATACATTGAAAAAGAAGTATAAAAAGGAGAAGATTAATCTAGCAGACGTGGGTGGCAGTGGTAGCAAATGGGTTTATTTCAAGAAAATGGATATGCTAATGTCAACATCTGCACAGCAAGGCGGGCTTTCATGTGGGGTGGACTCAGGAGAGTATGTTTTCATGAGCCCTAAGGTATATCTAAACCGTGCGAATGGGTTGGATGAGATGAGGGACAGTCCAGGCAATTCGGAAGCAGCTGATGAGGTAGAGGATGACTCAGATGGACTTCCGCCCAAGAAAAGAAAGTTTGGAAGGGACCGCGATGAAGGGTCCTCATTTAGCTTGCTTGCAGATTCTATTCAGAAATTTAGTGAGATATATGAGAGGATTGAGAATAATAAAAGGCAGCAGATGTTGGAACTAGAGAAGATGAGGATGGATTTCCATAGGGATTTAGAAATGCAGAAAAGGCAGATCATGGAGAGAGCACAAGCTGAAATAGCTAAAATTCAGCAAGGTGATGATGACAATAATGACATCTCTGCTGATAATGCCAGTGGATAA
- the LOC110649138 gene encoding pentatricopeptide repeat-containing protein At3g16010 has translation MAKMVVKSIASKRSISTWTRLCQRIKQTENEIVQMFRLPSLKVEKQNLPMHPKISRKNTSVRILDERFIRILKIFKWGPDAEKALEVLKLKVDHRLIRDVLKIDVEINVKIQFFKWAGKRRNFEHDSTTYMALIHCLDEARLYGEMWKTIQDIVRSPCIMGPADLSEVVKILGNAKMVNKALSIFYQIKGRKCKPTASTYNSMISMLMQEGHYEKVHELYNEMCNEGSCFPDTITYSALISAFGKLGRDDYAMRLFDEMKDSGLHPTAKIYTTLLGIYFKLDKVEKALDLIQEMKNKGCTPTVFTYTEWIKGLGKAGKADDAYSVFLDMLKEGCKPDVVVINNLINILGKVGRLEDARRLFNQMGAWQCKPNAVTYNTVIKALFECKAPASEAVSWFEKMKANGVTPSSFTYSILIDGFCKTNRVEKALLLLEEMDEKGFPPCPAAYCSLINSLGKAKRYEAANELFLELKENCGCTNARVYAVMIKHFGKCGRLTDAEGLFNEMKKLGCKPDVYAYNALMSGLVRAGMIDEAHSWLRTMEENGCSPDINSHNIILNGLARTAGPNRVIEMFTKMKHSMTKPDAVSYNTLLGCLSRAGMFEEAAKLMKEMNSNGFEYDHITYSSILEAVGKVDEDDAPNVL, from the exons ATGGCAAAGATGGTTGTGAAATCCATTGCTTCAAAGCGATCAATATCAACTTGGACTCGTCTCTGTCAGAGAATTAAGCAAACAG AAAATGAAATAGTCCAAATGTTTCGGCTACCCAGTCTGAAGGTTGAGAAGCAAAACTTGCCCATGCATCCAAAGATTTCGAGGAAGAACACTTCAGTTCGGATATTGGATGAGAGATTCATAAGGATTCTGAAGATATTCAAGTGGGGACCTGATGCTGAAAAGGCATTAGAGGTGCTAAAGCTGAAAGTTGATCATCGGTTGATTCGTGATGTTCTGAAGATAGATGTGGAGATTAATGTGAAAATCCAGTTTTTCAAGTGGGCTGGgaaaaggagaaactttgagcatGACTCCACTACATACATGGCTTTAATCCATTGTTTGGATGAAGCTAGATTGTATGGTGAAATGTGGAAGACAATCCAAGATATCGTTAGGAGTCCATGCATTATGGGTCCTGCTGATTTATCTGAAGTTGTTAAAATATTAGGCAATGCCAAGATGGTGAACAAGGCACTATCCATATTTTACCAGATTAAAGGTCGCAAATGCAAACCAACGGCAAGCACTTATAACTCTATGATTTCGATGTTGATGCAAGAAGGCCACTATGAGAAGGTCCATGAACTTTACAATGAGATGTGTAATGAAGGCAGTTGTTTTCCAGACACTATAACATATAGTGCACTTATTTCAGCTTTTGGGAAATTGGGTCGAGATGATTATGCAATGAGGTTGTTTGATGAGATGAAAGATAGTGGCCTACATCCCACTGCTAAGATTTATACAACCTTGTTGGGAATTTACTTTAAGTTAGATAAGGTTGAGAAAGCTTTGGATTTGATCCAGGAGATGAAAAATAAGGGTTGCACCCCTACTGTCTTTACTTACACAGAGTGGATTAAGGGCCTTGGAAAAGCTGGGAAGGCTGATGATGCTTACAGTGTGTTCTTGGATATGTTAAAGGAAGGCTGCAAGCCTGATGTTGTGGTCATTAACAATTTGATTAATATTCTGGGCAAAGTAGGTCGTTTGGAAGATGCACGTAGGCTTTTTAACCAAATGGGGGCTTGGCAGTGTAAACCAAACGCGGTAACTTATAATACTGTAATTAAGGCTTTATTTGAATGCAAAGCTCCAGCTTCTGAGGCTGTTTCATGGTTTGAGAAAATGAAAGCAAACGGTGTTACTCCTAGCTCATTTACTTACTCAATTCTTATTGATGGCTTTTGCAAAACAAATAGAGTTGAGAAAGCTTTATTGCTTTTGGAAGAGATGGATGAAAAGGGTTTTCCTCCTTGTCCAGCTGCATATTGCAGCCTGATAAACAGTCTTGGGAAGGCAAAACGATATGAAGCTGCAAATGAGTTATTTCTAGAGTTGAAAGAGAATTGTGGATGCACAAATGCTCGTGTATATGCTGTAATGATCAAGCATTTTGGGAAGTGTGGTCGTCTTACTGATGCTGAAGGTCTTTTTAATGAAATGAAGAAACTTGGATGCAAACCTGATGTGTATGCTTACAATGCTCTCATGTCGGGGCTGGTGAGAGCTGGCATGATAGATGAAGCTCATTCCTGGCTTAGAACCATGGAAGAAAATGGCTGCTCTCCAGACATAAACTCTCATAATATTATCCTAAATGGCTTGGCTAGGACAGCTGGCCCCAACCGGGTAATTGAAATGTTCACGAAGATGAAACATTCTATGACCAAGCCAGATGCAGTTTCTTACAACACTCTTCTTGGCTGTCTGAGCCGCGCTGGTATGTTTGAGGAAGCTGCAAAGCTTATGAAAGAGATGAATTCAAATGGATTTGAATATGATCACATCACTTATTCATCAATTCTTGAGGCAGTTGGTAAGGTTGATGAAGATGATGCACCTAATGTTTTGTGA
- the LOC110649137 gene encoding heat shock 70 kDa protein 14, with product MSVVGFDFGNESCIVAVARQRGIDVVLNDESKRETPAIVCFGDKQRFIGTAGAASTMMNPKNSISQIKRLIGRQFSDPELQKDLKSLPFVVTEGPDGFPLIHARYLGEMKTFTPTQVLGMVLSNLKGIAESNLNAAVVDCCIGIPAYFTDLQRRAVLNAATIAGLHPLRLIHETTATALAYGIYKTDLPENDQLNVAFVDIGHASMQVCIAGFKKGQLKVLAHSFDRSLGGRDFDEVLFIHFAAKFKEEYKIDVFQNARACLRLRAACEKLKKVLSANPEAPLNIECLMDEKDVRGFIKRDEFEQISVPILERVKRPLEKALQDAKLTVDNVHMVEVVGSGSRVPAIIKILTEFFGKEPRRTMNASECVARGCALQCAILSPTFKVREFQVHESFPFSVALSWKGAASDSQSGAADNHQSTIVFPKGNPISSIKALTFYRSGTFTVDAQYADVSELQVPAKISTYTIGPFQCSTSDRAKVKVKVRLNLHGIISVESATLLEEEEEVDVPVTQEPEKEATKMDTDEAPSDAAPPSSNEADVNMQDAKGTADATGVENGVSESGDKPTQMETETKVEAPKKKVKKTNIPVTELVYGGVLPADVQKAVEKEFEMALQDRVMEETKDRKNAVEAYVYDMRNKLSDKYQEFVTDPEREEFTTKLQEVEDWLYEDGEDETKGVYIAKLEELKKQGDPIEERHKEYTERGSVIEQLCYCIKSYREAAMSSDPKFDHIDMTEKQKVLNECVEAEAWLREKKEQQDSLPKYATPVLLSADVKRKAEALDRFCRPIMMKPKPAKPATPETPATPPPQGSEQQPQGGEANPGANDDGGAGSGEVPPASGEPMETENPDSTDA from the exons TCGAAGCGAGAAACTCCTGCTATTGTGTGCTTCGGTGACAAACAGCGATTCATTGGTACTGCAGGAGCTGCCTCAACTATGATGAACCCCAAAAACTCTATATCTCAGATTAAGCGGCTAATAGGCCGCCAATTCTCTGATCCTGAGTTGCAAAAGGATCTCAAGTCATTGCCCTTTGTTGTAACTGAAGGTCCTGATGGGTTCCCTTTGATTCATGCACGGTACTTGGGTGAAATGAAGACATTTACACCAACACAAGTTTTGGGCATGGTGTTGTCAAATTTGAAAGGCATAGCTGAGAGTAATCTAAATGCAGCAGTGGTGGATTGCTGCATTGGAATTCCTGCTTATTTCACTGACCTTCAAAGAAGGGCTGTTTTGAATGCGGCCACAATTGCAGGATTGCATCCTCTTCGTTTGATTCATGAAACCACGGCTACAGCATTGGCATATGGTATTTATAAGACTGATTTGCCTGAGAATGACCAATTGAATGTTGCTTTTGTTGACATTGGACACGCAAGCATGCAAGTGTGCATTGCTGGGTTCAAAAAAGGCCAACTCAAGGTTTTGGCTCATTCTTTTGATCGGTCTTTGGGTGGTAGAGATTTTGATGAGGTTCTATTTATTCACTTTGCTGCTAAGTTCAAGGAAGAATATAAGATTGATGTTTTCCAGAATGCTAGGGCTTGTCTTAGGCTTAGGGCTGCTTGTGAGAAGTTGAAGAAGGTTCTTAGTGCCAACCCTGAGGCACCTTTGAATATTGAATGCTTAATGGACGAGAAGGATGTTAGAGGCTTCATCAAGAGAGATGAGTTTGAGCAGATTAGTGTCCCAATTTTGGAACGTGTCAAAAGGCCTTTGGAGAAGGCACTTCAAGATGCTAAGCTGACAGTTGATAATGTTCACATGGTTGAGGTGGTTGGATCTGGCTCTCGCGTACCTGCTATAATCAAGATCTTGACTGAATTCTTTGGAAAGGAGCCTAGGCGTACCATGAATGCCAGTGAGTGTGTTGCCAGGGGTTGTGCTCTGCAGTGTGCCATTCTCAGTCCCACTTTCAAAGTGAGAGAGTTCCAG GTTCATGAGAGCTTTCCATTTTCAGTTGCTTTATCATGGAAAGGTGCTGCTTCAGATTCTCAGAGTGGAGCAGCAGATAATCATCAAAGCACTATCGTCTTCCCCAAGGGAAATCCCATATCCAGTATCAAGGCTTTGACATTCTACCGGTCGGGGACTTTCACTGTCGATGCACAATATGCTGATGTGAGTGAACTACAGGTGCCTGCTAAGATCAGTACATATACG ATTGGTCCTTTCCAGTGTTCAACAAGTGATAGAGCAAAAGTGAAGGTGAAAGTTCGCCTAAATCTGCATGGAATTATATCTGTTGAGTCAGCCACG CTTTTGGAGGAGGAGGAAGAGGTTGACGTTCCTGTCACACAAGAGCCTGAAAAGGAAGCTACCAAGATGGACACTGATGAAGCTCCTAGTGATGCTGCTCCTCCCTCTTCAAATGAGGCTGATGTCAATATGCAAGATGCTAAAGGAACTGCTGATGCTACTGGGGTTGAGAATGGTGTTTCTGAATCTGGGGACAAGCCTACACAAATGGAAACTGAGACTAAG GTTGAGGCTCCAAAGAAGAAAGTAAAGAAGACAAATATACCTGTCACAGAGCTAGTTTATGGGGGAGTGCTCCCAGCAGATGTGCAGAAAGCAGTAGAAAAGGAGTTTGAAATGGCATTGCAAGATCGGGTTATGGAAGAAACCAAAGACAGGAAAAATGCTGTTGAAGCCTATGTCTATGATATGAGAAACAAG CTTAGTGACAAATATCAGGAGTTTGTTACTGACCCAGAGAGGGAAGAATTCACAACCAAGCTGCAGGAGGTTGAAGATTGGTTGTATGAAGATGGTGAGGATGAAACGAAAGGCGTTTACATTGCCAAGCTTGAAGAGCTCAAAAAG CAAGGTGATCCCATTGAAGAGCGCCACAAGGAGTACACAGAAAGGGGATCTGTAATTGAACAACTTTGTTATTGTATTAAGAGTTATAGAGAGGCAGCAATGTCCAGTGATCCTAAATTTGATCACATTGACATGACTGAGAAGCAGAAA GTATTGAATGAGTGTGTTGAAGCAGAAGCCTGGTTAAGAGAGAAAAAGGAGCAGCAGGACTCACTTCCTAAATATGCTACTCCAGTTCTCTTGTCGGCTGATGTGAAGAGGAAGGCAGAAGCTCTTGACCG GTTCTGTAGGCCAATAATGATGAAACCAAAACCAGCTAAACCAGCTACTCCTGAAACACCAGCAACACCTCCACCGCAGGGAAGTGAACAGCAGCCACAGGGTGGAGAAGCCAATCCTGGTGCCAATGATGACGGTGGAGCTGGAAGTGGTGAGGTTCCACCAGCATCTGGAGAACCAATGGAGACTGAAAATCCAGACAGCACAGATGCGTAA